The following are encoded in a window of Flavobacterium psychrotrophum genomic DNA:
- a CDS encoding OmpA family protein, whose translation MKNLYLTLGFLLIAGSAMAQSEETKAADKLFARLEYVDAAQAYLKVKKKDNYVAKQLAESYYNMFNSKEAVKWFAEATKTPQDAETYYKYAQMLKAEGKYEESNVQMQKFAQLAPNDQRAVTFKQDPNYLPKLRNQAKLFDEKVLDINDKKYGSFGAVLTNDNTLYFTSARNTARKTYGANDEPFLDLYQATYNANGTISEPTPVSDVNSKWHDGPASVSPEGNTLYFSSESFKEKKQYVKDKESNSKQGQVYLYKATKVNGKWGNIEELPFNGKTWSTGNPSVSKDGKWLYFASDREGSMGGSNDIWKVEIKGNNSYGEPQNLGPKVNTEGRESFPYITDSDKLYFSTDGRKGFGALDVYVIDLKKGTEAQNVGQPINTGKDDFAFTFNDTKKIGFFSSNRDGFDKIYLATPVCGVEAIVMVRDSKTGKAIAAAKVAIVDEKGNVIETRTADNKGQVNYNIDCDRPYTVQASAEGYVNNTFPVAKTAGGEVTVNANLDPIETIVKPTEIVLNEIFFEYDKSNITKEAAFELDKAVAAMKNNPALVVLVKSHTDSRGSDQYNMSLSNRRAKSTVQYIISKGIAKERISGKGYGESEPKVKCTACTQEEHAQNRRSEFLIVKQ comes from the coding sequence ATGAAAAATTTATATCTTACCCTTGGCTTTCTGCTTATAGCTGGTTCGGCGATGGCGCAGAGCGAAGAAACGAAGGCTGCCGACAAACTATTTGCGAGGCTTGAGTATGTAGACGCGGCGCAAGCCTACCTAAAAGTAAAAAAGAAAGACAACTATGTAGCAAAGCAACTTGCCGAAAGCTACTACAATATGTTCAACAGCAAGGAAGCGGTAAAATGGTTTGCAGAAGCCACCAAAACGCCCCAGGATGCCGAGACGTACTACAAATATGCACAGATGCTTAAAGCAGAAGGCAAGTATGAGGAAAGCAACGTACAGATGCAGAAGTTTGCACAACTGGCACCAAACGACCAAAGGGCGGTAACCTTTAAACAAGACCCAAACTACCTGCCTAAGCTCCGCAACCAGGCCAAACTTTTTGATGAAAAGGTACTGGACATCAACGACAAGAAATACGGCAGCTTTGGCGCGGTACTGACCAATGACAACACCCTGTACTTTACCAGCGCAAGGAACACGGCAAGGAAAACCTATGGAGCCAACGATGAGCCGTTCCTTGATTTGTACCAGGCTACCTATAATGCCAACGGTACGATCAGCGAACCCACCCCGGTAAGCGATGTGAACAGTAAATGGCATGACGGCCCTGCTTCGGTAAGCCCTGAGGGCAACACATTGTACTTTTCAAGCGAGAGCTTTAAAGAAAAGAAACAATATGTAAAAGACAAGGAAAGCAACAGCAAGCAAGGTCAGGTATACCTGTACAAAGCCACAAAAGTCAACGGCAAGTGGGGCAACATCGAGGAACTGCCATTTAACGGCAAGACCTGGAGTACAGGCAACCCATCAGTAAGCAAAGACGGTAAATGGCTGTACTTCGCATCGGACCGTGAAGGCTCGATGGGTGGCAGCAACGACATCTGGAAAGTAGAGATCAAGGGCAACAACAGCTATGGCGAGCCACAGAACCTTGGGCCAAAGGTAAACACCGAAGGCAGGGAAAGCTTCCCTTACATCACCGATAGTGACAAGCTATACTTCTCAACCGATGGCAGGAAAGGCTTTGGCGCATTAGACGTTTATGTGATTGACCTTAAAAAAGGCACCGAGGCACAAAACGTAGGCCAGCCAATCAACACCGGAAAGGACGACTTCGCCTTTACGTTTAACGATACCAAAAAGATCGGTTTCTTCTCAAGTAACCGTGACGGCTTTGACAAGATCTACCTTGCTACCCCGGTATGTGGTGTAGAAGCCATTGTAATGGTCAGGGACTCAAAAACAGGCAAAGCCATTGCAGCAGCCAAAGTGGCTATAGTAGATGAAAAAGGCAATGTTATCGAAACCCGCACGGCAGACAATAAAGGGCAGGTAAACTACAACATCGACTGTGACAGGCCATATACCGTACAGGCCAGTGCAGAAGGTTATGTAAACAACACCTTCCCGGTAGCCAAGACCGCAGGCGGAGAGGTAACGGTAAATGCTAACCTTGACCCGATCGAAACGATCGTAAAACCAACAGAGATCGTGCTTAATGAAATATTCTTTGAATACGACAAGAGTAACATCACCAAAGAAGCAGCCTTTGAGCTTGACAAGGCGGTAGCCGCGATGAAAAACAACCCGGCCCTTGTGGTATTGGTTAAGTCTCATACCGACAGCCGCGGCAGTGACCAGTACAACATGAGCCTGTCTAACCGCAGGGCAAAGAGTACGGTACAGTACATCATCTCAAAAGGCATTGCTAAAGAGCGTATCTCAGGCAAAGGCTATGGCGAGAGCGAGCCTAAAGTTAAGTGCACAGCATGCACACAGGAAGAGCACGCACAAAACAGAAGGAGTGAATTCCTTATCGTGAAGCAGTAG
- a CDS encoding PorP/SprF family type IX secretion system membrane protein codes for MTKKLYLAALLAFVGFTDAVAQQDPHYTQYMYNMNVINPAYAGSKENLAFGLLYRKQWVDVDGAPSTGTFSGHSPVGKNVGLGLSAITDKIGPVNETNVYADFSYTLKLGGAHRLALGLKAGATFHKVGLFSDIGNGFVPDPNDPAFAENVNNTYFNIGTGVFYYTDNYYLAFSVPNMLKSKHLDLTQSGTDYRFGSEVSHYFLTGGYVFQVTDNFKLKPSFMVKSAFGVDPSIDGSLNALFFEKFEIGATYRLDDSWGGMVNYAITPNLRIGYAYDHIVSDLKVTTPASHEIMLLFDVNFPKKVSRSPRYF; via the coding sequence ATGACAAAGAAACTATACCTGGCGGCATTACTGGCCTTTGTAGGGTTTACGGATGCAGTCGCACAGCAGGACCCACACTACACACAGTACATGTACAACATGAACGTAATCAACCCTGCATACGCTGGCAGCAAGGAGAATTTAGCCTTTGGGCTTTTATACCGCAAGCAATGGGTAGATGTAGACGGAGCCCCGAGTACGGGCACGTTTTCGGGCCACAGCCCTGTGGGCAAAAATGTAGGATTGGGCTTATCGGCGATCACCGATAAGATCGGTCCGGTGAATGAAACCAATGTATATGCCGATTTCAGCTACACGCTGAAACTTGGTGGCGCGCACAGGCTTGCCCTTGGCTTAAAGGCGGGCGCTACCTTCCATAAAGTAGGATTGTTCAGCGATATTGGCAACGGCTTTGTACCGGACCCTAATGACCCTGCATTTGCAGAAAACGTAAACAACACCTACTTTAACATAGGAACAGGAGTGTTCTACTACACCGATAACTACTACTTAGCGTTTTCGGTACCCAACATGCTAAAGAGCAAACACCTTGACCTTACCCAAAGCGGTACCGACTACCGTTTTGGTTCAGAAGTATCGCACTACTTTTTAACAGGAGGTTACGTATTCCAGGTAACCGACAACTTCAAGCTGAAGCCCTCGTTCATGGTAAAATCAGCCTTTGGTGTAGACCCGTCTATCGACGGTTCACTAAACGCGCTGTTCTTCGAGAAATTTGAGATCGGAGCCACTTACAGGTTAGACGATTCATGGGGTGGTATGGTAAACTATGCCATCACACCGAACCTGAGGATTGGCTATGCATACGACCACATCGTATCCGACCTGAAGGTAACCACACCTGCCTCACACGAGATCATGCTGTTGTTTGATGTCAACTTCCCGAAAAAAGTATCACGTTCACCACGTTATTTCTAA